AGCCAGACCGAACTATCATCACGCGCCCCGGGCGTCATCACTTCGATCGTGAATGCGGGTGAGCTTCGTCTGGAATCCGGCGAGAAAATTCCCGATCTTCAGATCAGCTTTGAGTGTGTAGGCCCCGCGGACGCGCCGGCTGTTGTGGTGCTGGGGGGAATCTCAGCGACTCGCCATGCCGGCAGCCACGAAGGCGACCCCTCCCCCGGCTGGTGGGAACCCTTGGTCGGACCGGGCAAGGGGCTGGATACCACACAGTTCCGTGTCGTTGGGATCGACTTCCTCGGCGGCAACGGGCAGACGAGCGGCCCCCGCAACAGCGACGGCTGGCCACGCACCGTATCGCCTGCCGACCAGGCCACCTGTATCGCACGGTTGATGGATCAGCTGGAGATTACCCGACTGCACCACTTCGTCGGCGCCTCTTACGGCGGCATGGTCGCCCTCGAGTTCGCCCGGCACTTTGGCGAACGGTGCAAACAGGCGGTGGTGCTCGGCGCGGCGCACCGACCGACCGCTATGGCCACCGCACTGCGCTGCGTCCAGCGCGAGGCGGTTCGCGCCTGCAGTGACCTTGGGGACAGCGCCGCGGGGCTGAGGCTATCCCGAGCGATCGGCATGTCCACCTATCGATCCAACCGGGAGTTCGAGGAGCGTTTCTCTCGAAAGCCGACACCCGGGCAACCGGTGAGCTTCGAGGTCGAAAACTATCTGTTTGCCCGCGGCCATCAGTTCGCCAGCGAGTTCCATCCCGACGCCTACCTCACCCTGTCGACCTCCATCGATCTGCTGGATCTCGAACCGGAGGCCGTCAAGCTACCGGTTGCGCTGCTCGCCTTTCAGGATGACTTTGTCGCGCCGCCGGCGCTGATGCGGGAACTCAATGAGCGGCTTGGGGGCCTCTCGACGCTCACAGAGCTTCCAACGCTCTACGGACACGACGCCTTTTTGAAAGAGAGTATCGCCGTCAGCCAATGGCTGAAGAACGTGCTCGGCAATGATGCAATAACGGAGTGATAAACCAACATGAAGATTGAAACCCTGGCCGTCCACGGTGGCTATCAGCCTGACCCGACAACCAACGCGGTAGCGGTGCCTGTTTACCAGACCACGTCCTACGCGTTTGACGATACACAGCACGGGGCAGATCTTTTTGACCTCAAGGTCCAGGGGAATATATATACCCGGATCATGAACCCCACCACCGACGTGCTGGAACAGCGCCTTGCGGCGATGGAAGGCGGGGTCGGCTCACTGGCCTTCGGTTCGGGCATGGCCGCGATCACGGCTGCACTCATGACGGTGGCCGAAAGTGGCGACAACATCGTGTCGACCGCGTCACTCTACGGCGGCACGTACAACCTGTTCGCCCACACGCTGCCGAACTTTGGTATCGAGGTGCGGTTTGTTGACGCCGACGACCACGCTGGCATGGCGGCAGCGATGGACAACCGCACCAAGGCGGTTTTTTGTGAATCGATCGGCAACCCGGCTGGTGATGTGATGGACCTCAAAGCGCTGGCGGATATCGCCCACAGTGGCGGCGCGCCCCTGATTGTCGACAACACCGTCCCCTCGCCTTACCTGTGCCGACCCTTCGAGCATGGCGCCGATATTGTGATCCACTCGCTGACCAAGTATCTCGGAGGCCACGGCACCACCATCGGCGGCGTGCTGATCGACTCCGGTAAATTTCCCTGGGCAGACCACGCAGAGCGCTTTCCGAAGTTCAACGAGCCCGATCCGTCCTATCACGGCGTGGTCTACGCCGAAGCGCTGGGCGAGGCGGCGTTTATCGGCCGCGCCCGCGTGGTGCCGCTGCGCAACATGGGTGCCGCCATTTCACCCTTTAACAGTTTCCTGGTGCTCCAGGGCATCGAGACGCTCCCGCTCCGGATGGACAAACATTGCGAAAACGCGGTGGCGGTTGCCAACCATCTTAAGTCGCACGACAAGGTGGGCTGGGTCCGCTACGCCGGACTGCCCGATCACCCCCACCACGGCCGAACCCAGCAATACACCAGCGGCAAAGCTTCGGGCATCCTCACCTTCGGGCTGAAGGGCGGCCGAGAGGCGGGTACGAAGTTCATCGACGCCCTGAAGCTGATCGTCAGGCTGGTCAACATCGGGGACGCCAAGTCGCTGGCCTGTCACCCGGCCTCAACTACCCACCGTCAGCTCAATGAGGAGGAGCTGGCGAAGGCGGGCGTGAGTGAAGACCTCGTGCGTCTGTCGGTGGGTATCGAGCACATCGACGACATCCTTCAGGATATCGATCAGGCGCTGGAACACTGCTGACAGAGCCATAGTTGCAGCGGCTGGCGGCGGGCCTTGACGGCCCGCACGCCGGCGTGTCCCAATGCCCGACTGATCAAGCCACCGGAAGCTCGTACAACCTCATGTCAGAACGTTTTGAAACCACCGACCGCTATGTGGTCACCGAAGATCTGAAAATGGCGGTCAACGCCGCGGTTACCCTTGAGCGACCCATTTTGGTCAAAGGCGAACCCGGCACCGGCAAAACCCAGCTCGCTTACGAGGTGGCACAGTCCCTCGGCAAAAACCTGATCCAGTGGCACATCAAATCCACCACCAAGGCCCAGCAGGGGCTGTACGAATACGACGCGGTCGCCCGCCTGCGCGATAGCCAGCTCGGTGACGACAAGGTTCACGACATCAGCAACTACATCGTGCAGGGCAAGCTATGGGAAGCGTTTGACGCGGAAGCGCAGCCGGTGCTGCTGATCGACGAAATCGACAAGGCCGACATCGAGTTTCCCAACGACCTTTTGCTTGAGCTCGACCAGATGTCATTTTACGTCTACGAGACCCAGCAGACGGTCAAAGCCCGTCAGCGGCCCATCGTGATTATCACGAGCAACAACGAAAAGGAGCTGCCGGACGCGTTCCTGCGCCGCTGCTTCTTCCACTACATTCAGTTCCCTGACGAGGACACGATGAAGCAGATCGTCGAGCTGCACTATCCGGGGCTGAAAAAGGAGCTGCTCAACGAAGCGCTAAACGCCTTCTACAAGCTGCGCGATGTTCCAGGCCTCAAGAAGAAGCCCAGCACCTCGGAGCTTCTCGACTGGATCAAGCTGCTGCTGGCCGAGGACATCCCGCCGGAGGCGCTGCGTACCGACGACAAGCGCAGCGCCATCCCGCCGCTGTATGGTGCGCTGCTGAAAAACGAGCAGGACGTCCATCTGTTTGAACAGCTGGTGTTTCTGGACCGACGCAACCGCTCCTGATGCTCCTGAAGTTCTTTTTTATGCTGCGCGATGCGGGCCTGAAGTGCTCGATCACGGAATTGCTGACCCTGCATGAATCCATGAAGCTCGGGGTCGCCGGCCACAGCATTGACAATTTTTACTACCTGGCGCGTTCATGCCTGATCAAAGACGAGACGCACTTCGACCGCTTCGATCAGGTGTTTGCCGCCCACTTCCGCGGCATCGAGTCAGCCTTCGCCAAGCTCGGCAGCACGGAGCTGCCCGAGGAGTGGCTTCGGCGGCAGGCGGAGCTCGATCTCACCGAGGAGCAACGAAGGCAGATCGAAGCGATGGGTGGCTTCGAGGAGCTGATGAAGGCGCTGCGCGAACGGCTGGAGAAGCAGGAGAAGCGTCATCAGGGCGGCAGCAAGATGATCGGGACCGCCGGCACCTCGCCCTTCGGCGCCTACGGCTACAACCCCGAGGGCGTGCGCATTGGGCAGGACCGCAGCCGCCACCGTCGGGCGGTCAAGGTCTGGGACAAACGCGAGTTCCGCAATCTAGACGACTCGGTTCAGCTGGGCACGCGTAACATCAAGGTGGCACTGCGCAAGCTCCGACGGTTCGCGCGGGAGGGAGCGCAGGATCAGCTGGACCTGGACGATACGATCCACAGCACCGCCCGCAACGGCGGACTGCTCGACATCAAGATGGTCCCCGAGCGGCATAACGCGATCAAAGTCCTACTGTGCCTGGACGTGGGCGGCTCGATGGATGACCACGTGCGCATCTGCGAAGAGCTCTTCTCCGCCGCGCGCAGCGAGTTCAAGCACATGGAGTACTTCTACTTCCACAACTTCACTTACGAGAGCTTTTGGAAGGACAACCATCGACGCCACAACGAGCGGATCGGTCTGATGGAAGTTCTCCATAAGTTTGGTCCCGATTACAAACTGATTTTTGTCGGCGACGCCACCATGAGCCCCTACGAGATCAGCTATCCCGGCGGCTCGGTGGAGCACTGGAACGAAGAAGCCGGTGCCGTGTGGATCCGCCGCCTGCTGGAGCACTACCGCAAAGCCGTCTGGCTGAACCCCGAACCCGTGCAGCGCTGGGAATACACCCCATCGATCAAGATGACGCGCGAGATCATGGAAGACCGGATGTATCCGCTGACCCTCAACGGGTTGGATAACGCCATCAAAGCCCTGCGATGAGGGTGCCTGACGCGGTCACCCGGGCGCTTCAGGACGCTCGCAGCATCGGCGTGCTCACGGGCGCCGGCGTTTCCGCGGAGAGCGGTATTGCCACCTTTCGTGACGCGCAAACGGGCCTGTGGTCACAATTTCGTCCCGAGGATCTCGCAACACCCGAAGCCTTTGAGCGCGACCCCGAACTGGTCTGGAAATGGTACGCCTGGCGCCGTGAGCAGGTGACGGAAGCTGACCCCAATCCAGGGCATCGGGCCCTCGCTCAGCTACAGCAGCTGCGCCCTACCCACATCGTGACGCAGAACGTTGACGGGCTTCATCAGCGGGGTGGCGCGAAGGACGTGATTGAGCTGCACGGGAGCATCATGCGCACGCTCTGTCACCGAACGTTAGAACCGGTCGACGACGACTACCTGGCAAAGCAGACCGCCCTCCCGCCACCTTCGCCCCATCACCCTGACGGACTCTGCCGTCCGGGCGTCGTCTGGTTCGGCGAGGCGCTGCCCGGGGTTGCTCTGCAGCGAGCCTTCGATATCGCAGAAGCCAGCGACGTCTTTATCTCTGCCGGCACGTCAACGGTGGTTGAGCCCGCCGCTTCTCTGCCGCTTGCGGCCAAGCGCGCCGGCGCTTTCCTGATTGAAATCAATCCCGCGCAGACGCCACTGAGCCCCCATTGTGACGCCACGCTGCTCGGGCCCTCCGGCGAGGTTTTGCCTCAGCTGGTGGAATCCCTCGCAACGACCTGACGGTATAATTACGCCATGAGCATTCCCCAAACCATGCAGGCCCTCGTCAAGCGTGAGGCGGGCCCAGGCATCTGGCTCGAAGAGGTTCCTGTACCTGAGGTCGGCACCAACGATGTGCTGATCCAGCTGGAAAAGACGGCCATCTGCGGCACCGACGTGCACATTTACGCGTGGGATGAGTGGTCCAGCCAAACCATCAAGCCTGGGCTGGTCATCGGCCATGAGTTTGTCGGCCGCATCGCCGCGCTCGGCCCAGGCGTCGTGGGTTATCAGGTCGGGGAGCGGGTCTCCGCTGAAGGCCACGTGGCGTGTGGGGTCTGCCGCAACTGCAAGCGAGGCAAGCAGCATCTGTGTCCCTACACCGAAGGCATCGGCGTCAACCGCAACGGGGCGTTTGCTGAATATGTTGCCGTACCGGCATCCAACCTGTGGCGGATTCCAGAAGCGGTGCCTTCCGAGCTGGCGGCGTTTTTTGACCCCTTTGGCAACGCGGCGCACTGCGCGCTGAGATTCGATCTTGTTGGCGAAGATGTTTTGATCACCGGCGCCGGACCCATCGGCATCATCGCCGCGGGCATCTGCCGCCACGTGGGGGCGCGCAATGTGGTTGTCAGCGACGTCAACGACTACCGGCTGGAGCTGGCGGCCAGTATGGGGGCCAACCGAACGGTGAACGTCACCCGCGAATCGCTGCAGGAGGCCACCAGCGAGCTCCAGCTGGAGGGATATGACGTTGGGCTTGAGATGTCGGGTAACGGTCAGGCCTTCGACGACATGCTCGAACTGATGTACCCCGCCGGCAAAATCGCCATGCTGGGCATCCTGCCACGCGAATCGCAGGTCAACTGGCACCAGGTGATTTTCAAAGGCCTGGAGCTGCATGGCATCTACGGTCGGCTCATGTACGAGACCTGGTACAAGATGACCCAGATGCTGCTGACCGGCTTTCCCTTGGAAAAAGTGTTGACTCACCAAATCCCCA
This genomic window from Pseudomonadota bacterium contains:
- the tdh gene encoding L-threonine 3-dehydrogenase, which translates into the protein MQALVKREAGPGIWLEEVPVPEVGTNDVLIQLEKTAICGTDVHIYAWDEWSSQTIKPGLVIGHEFVGRIAALGPGVVGYQVGERVSAEGHVACGVCRNCKRGKQHLCPYTEGIGVNRNGAFAEYVAVPASNLWRIPEAVPSELAAFFDPFGNAAHCALRFDLVGEDVLITGAGPIGIIAAGICRHVGARNVVVSDVNDYRLELAASMGANRTVNVTRESLQEATSELQLEGYDVGLEMSGNGQAFDDMLELMYPAGKIAMLGILPRESQVNWHQVIFKGLELHGIYGRLMYETWYKMTQMLLTGFPLEKVLTHQIPISDYEQGFALMLEGRCGKVVCDWSERA
- a CDS encoding homoserine O-succinyltransferase; protein product: MSQTELSSRAPGVITSIVNAGELRLESGEKIPDLQISFECVGPADAPAVVVLGGISATRHAGSHEGDPSPGWWEPLVGPGKGLDTTQFRVVGIDFLGGNGQTSGPRNSDGWPRTVSPADQATCIARLMDQLEITRLHHFVGASYGGMVALEFARHFGERCKQAVVLGAAHRPTAMATALRCVQREAVRACSDLGDSAAGLRLSRAIGMSTYRSNREFEERFSRKPTPGQPVSFEVENYLFARGHQFASEFHPDAYLTLSTSIDLLDLEPEAVKLPVALLAFQDDFVAPPALMRELNERLGGLSTLTELPTLYGHDAFLKESIAVSQWLKNVLGNDAITE
- a CDS encoding VWA domain-containing protein, whose product is MLLKFFFMLRDAGLKCSITELLTLHESMKLGVAGHSIDNFYYLARSCLIKDETHFDRFDQVFAAHFRGIESAFAKLGSTELPEEWLRRQAELDLTEEQRRQIEAMGGFEELMKALRERLEKQEKRHQGGSKMIGTAGTSPFGAYGYNPEGVRIGQDRSRHRRAVKVWDKREFRNLDDSVQLGTRNIKVALRKLRRFAREGAQDQLDLDDTIHSTARNGGLLDIKMVPERHNAIKVLLCLDVGGSMDDHVRICEELFSAARSEFKHMEYFYFHNFTYESFWKDNHRRHNERIGLMEVLHKFGPDYKLIFVGDATMSPYEISYPGGSVEHWNEEAGAVWIRRLLEHYRKAVWLNPEPVQRWEYTPSIKMTREIMEDRMYPLTLNGLDNAIKALR
- a CDS encoding aminotransferase class I/II-fold pyridoxal phosphate-dependent enzyme; its protein translation is MKIETLAVHGGYQPDPTTNAVAVPVYQTTSYAFDDTQHGADLFDLKVQGNIYTRIMNPTTDVLEQRLAAMEGGVGSLAFGSGMAAITAALMTVAESGDNIVSTASLYGGTYNLFAHTLPNFGIEVRFVDADDHAGMAAAMDNRTKAVFCESIGNPAGDVMDLKALADIAHSGGAPLIVDNTVPSPYLCRPFEHGADIVIHSLTKYLGGHGTTIGGVLIDSGKFPWADHAERFPKFNEPDPSYHGVVYAEALGEAAFIGRARVVPLRNMGAAISPFNSFLVLQGIETLPLRMDKHCENAVAVANHLKSHDKVGWVRYAGLPDHPHHGRTQQYTSGKASGILTFGLKGGREAGTKFIDALKLIVRLVNIGDAKSLACHPASTTHRQLNEEELAKAGVSEDLVRLSVGIEHIDDILQDIDQALEHC
- a CDS encoding MoxR family ATPase gives rise to the protein MSERFETTDRYVVTEDLKMAVNAAVTLERPILVKGEPGTGKTQLAYEVAQSLGKNLIQWHIKSTTKAQQGLYEYDAVARLRDSQLGDDKVHDISNYIVQGKLWEAFDAEAQPVLLIDEIDKADIEFPNDLLLELDQMSFYVYETQQTVKARQRPIVIITSNNEKELPDAFLRRCFFHYIQFPDEDTMKQIVELHYPGLKKELLNEALNAFYKLRDVPGLKKKPSTSELLDWIKLLLAEDIPPEALRTDDKRSAIPPLYGALLKNEQDVHLFEQLVFLDRRNRS
- a CDS encoding NAD-dependent deacylase, translated to MRVPDAVTRALQDARSIGVLTGAGVSAESGIATFRDAQTGLWSQFRPEDLATPEAFERDPELVWKWYAWRREQVTEADPNPGHRALAQLQQLRPTHIVTQNVDGLHQRGGAKDVIELHGSIMRTLCHRTLEPVDDDYLAKQTALPPPSPHHPDGLCRPGVVWFGEALPGVALQRAFDIAEASDVFISAGTSTVVEPAASLPLAAKRAGAFLIEINPAQTPLSPHCDATLLGPSGEVLPQLVESLATT